In a genomic window of Perognathus longimembris pacificus isolate PPM17 chromosome 21, ASM2315922v1, whole genome shotgun sequence:
- the Clu gene encoding clusterin, with protein sequence MKILLLCLGLLLTLETGQVQGQQLVSDNELREMSSQGSQYITKEIENAVQGVKEIKSLIEKTNEERKSLLTNLEEAKKKKEDALEETRDSEKKLKELPGVCNETMTALWEECKPCLKQTCMKFYARVCRSGSGLVGRQLEEFLNQSSPFYFWMNGDRIDSLLENDRQQSHVLDAMQDSFLRTSRIMDTLFQDRFFTHQPQDTHYSPFGLFHRRSPYFFPKSRLVRSLRPFSTYGHMGFPDLFQPFFEMIHQAQQAMDVPFHSPAFQSPSMDGTGDGDDRAVCKEIRHNSTGCLRMKDQCQQCQEILSVDCSASNPAQAQLRQELNESLQLAEKMTQEYNQLLQSYHVKMLNASTLLEQLNQQFNWVSQLANLTQGADPAYLQVSTVTTHTSDSDTPSTVTEVVVKLFGSDPITVILPEEISMDNPKFMDTVAEKALQEYRRKGREE encoded by the exons ATGAAGATTCTCCTGCTGTGTTTGGGGCTGCTGCTGACCTTGGAGACCGGACAGGTCCAGGGACAGCAGCTGGTGTCCGACAATGAGCTCCGGG AAATGTCCTCCCAAGGGAGCCAGTACATTactaaggaaattgaaaatgCCGTCCAGGGGGTGAAAGAGATCAAGTCTCTAATAGAGAAGACGAACGAAGAGCGCAAGTCACTGCTGACCAACTTGGAGGAggccaagaagaagaaggag GATGCgctggaagaaaccagggactctGAGAAGAAGCTGAAGGAATTGCCCGGTGTGTGCAACGAGACCATGACGGCCCTCTGGGAGGAGTGCAAGCCCTGCCTAAAGCAGACCTGCATGAAGTTCTACGCCCGCGTTTGCAGAAGCGGCTCGGGCCTGGTGGGTCGACAG CTGGAGGAGTTCCTGAACCAGAGCTCGCCCTTCTACTTCTGGATGAACGGGGACCGCATCGACTCCCTGCTGGAAAACGACCGGCAGCAGAGCCACGTCCTGGACGCCATGCAGGACAGCTTCCTGCGCACGTCCCGGATCATGGACACCCTGTTCCAGGACCGCTTCTTCACCCACCAGCCCCAGGACACCCACTACTCGCCCTTCGGCCTCTTCCACCGGAGGTCTCCCTACTTCTTCCCCAAGTCCCGCCTGGTGCGCAGCCTCAGGCCCTTCTCCACCTACGGGCACATGGGCTTCCCGGATCTCTTCCAGCCCTTCTTCGAGATGATCCACCAGGCCCAGCAAGCCATGGATGTCCCGTTCCACAGCCCAGCCTTCCAGTCCCCCAGCATGGACGGCACAGGAG ACGGCGACGACCGAGCCGTGTGTAAGGAGATCCGCCACAACTCCACGGGGTGCCTGAGGATGAAGGACCAGTGCCAGCAGTGCCAGGAGATCCTGTCTGTGG ATTGTTCGGCCAGCAACCCAGCGCAGGCTCAGCTGCGGCAGGAGCTGAACGAGTCCCTGCAGCTGGCTGAGAAGATGACCCAGGAGTACAACCAGCTGCTCCAGTCCTACCACGTCAAGATGCTCAACGCCTCCACCCTGCTGGAGCAGCTGAACCAGCAGTTCAACTGGGTGTCGCAGCTGGCCAACCTCACACAGGGGGCAGACCCAGCTTACCTCCAGGTTTCCACA GTCACAACCCACACTTCAGACTCCGACACCCCCTCCACCGTGACGGAGGTGGTGGTGAAGCTCTTTGGCTCTGACCCCATCACAGTGATCCTCCCAGAAGAAATCTCCATGGACAACCCCAAATTTATGGACACAGTGGCAGAGAAAGCCCTGCAGGAATACCGCAGGAAGGGCCG AGAGGAATGA